The following proteins are encoded in a genomic region of Microbacterium sp. NC79:
- a CDS encoding CdaR family transcriptional regulator, producing MAASTGGTSPQSKAETLAWLRKISGDLATATLTRLEESLPWYAEMPPGRRSAVGLVAQAGITSFIQWFDDPTSTPWIAADIFAAAPRELLRSVSLQQTLQLIRVTVSVTEERVAGRSESLRQAILEYSRDVAFASADVYARAAEARGLWDARLEALVVDSILTGEADEELPSRIAALGWHGHGEVCVLVGTTPQQFDVDQFRRAARKLGIDVLIGVQGSRLVLVIGRAITSSRSDETADIPFIEIARHLEPHFGPGYLVLGPTVAALVDASQSARAALAGFAVARGWRHAPRPVEADDLLPERALAGDPFAKQTLIDRIYRPLQAHSADLVTTLWSYLDNGRSLEATARELFVHPNTVRYRLKRVSEVIGWDATGPREALILQTALILGSIGTTESLRRRPTRPRP from the coding sequence CAAAGCAAGGCAGAAACCCTGGCCTGGTTGCGCAAGATCTCTGGCGACCTCGCGACGGCCACGCTGACCCGCTTGGAGGAGTCCCTCCCGTGGTACGCCGAGATGCCACCCGGTCGCCGCTCAGCGGTGGGCCTGGTGGCTCAGGCGGGCATCACCTCGTTTATTCAATGGTTCGATGACCCCACATCCACTCCGTGGATCGCAGCAGACATTTTCGCTGCTGCACCCCGCGAACTTCTGCGCAGCGTCAGCTTGCAGCAGACACTCCAGCTCATCCGCGTCACCGTTTCGGTGACCGAGGAGCGCGTCGCCGGCCGCAGCGAAAGCCTGCGCCAAGCAATCCTGGAATACTCCCGCGACGTCGCCTTCGCATCGGCCGATGTCTATGCGCGCGCCGCCGAAGCACGCGGCCTGTGGGACGCCCGCTTGGAAGCACTCGTTGTTGACTCGATCCTCACGGGTGAAGCCGATGAAGAACTTCCCAGCCGTATCGCAGCTCTCGGATGGCACGGTCATGGCGAAGTGTGCGTGCTGGTCGGAACCACGCCACAACAGTTTGACGTCGACCAGTTCCGGCGTGCTGCTCGCAAGCTCGGCATCGACGTTCTCATCGGCGTGCAGGGCTCACGCCTCGTTCTCGTCATCGGCCGCGCCATCACGTCATCGCGCAGCGACGAGACCGCAGACATTCCCTTTATCGAGATTGCACGGCACCTCGAGCCGCACTTCGGCCCCGGATACCTCGTCCTCGGGCCGACGGTGGCCGCTCTCGTTGACGCAAGCCAGAGCGCTCGGGCCGCACTCGCCGGCTTCGCCGTCGCACGCGGTTGGCGCCACGCTCCCCGCCCTGTCGAAGCAGACGACCTCCTTCCCGAGCGTGCACTCGCAGGCGATCCGTTCGCCAAGCAGACTCTGATCGACCGCATTTACCGCCCTCTCCAGGCACACTCAGCCGATTTGGTGACAACCCTGTGGAGCTACCTCGACAACGGCCGCTCCCTGGAAGCGACCGCGCGCGAGCTGTTCGTGCACCCCAACACGGTGCGCTACCGCCTCAAGCGTGTCAGCGAGGTCATCGGGTGGGACGCTACCGGTCCCCGCGAAGCCCTCATCCTGCAGACGGCCCTGATTCTTGGTTCCATCGGCACCACGGAGTCATTACGTCGTCGTCCGACACGCCCACGTCCGTAG
- a CDS encoding ACP S-malonyltransferase, which translates to MIVVACPGQGSQTPGFLSPWLELDGARERLEAYSDAAKVDLVTHGTVSDADTIRDTKIAQPLIVAASLLTWHALGDAAQHAGGVAGHSVGELAAIAATGVVSDETAMYLVGERGRAMAQSATEAATGMSAVVGGVEADVLAAIAEHDLQPANFNGGGQIVAAGALDGLAKLAEAAPRGARVIPLQVAGAFHTRYMGSAVEALRAAVATVTDAVAPATRLWTNSDGSVVADGQRALDLLVGQVSSPVRWDLCMQSFADSGITGLVELSPAGALVGLAKRGLKGTPTVAVKTPEDLEAAVALLNGVAA; encoded by the coding sequence GTGATCGTTGTTGCATGCCCCGGTCAGGGGTCTCAAACTCCCGGATTTCTGTCGCCTTGGCTCGAGCTTGACGGAGCCCGAGAGCGGCTTGAAGCGTACTCGGATGCCGCAAAGGTTGACCTCGTCACGCACGGCACAGTGTCTGACGCAGACACAATCCGCGACACGAAGATCGCCCAGCCTCTGATTGTTGCCGCGTCCTTGCTGACGTGGCACGCCCTGGGCGATGCCGCGCAGCACGCTGGCGGTGTCGCTGGCCACTCGGTCGGCGAACTCGCTGCGATCGCGGCCACCGGCGTCGTATCCGACGAAACCGCAATGTACCTCGTGGGTGAGCGCGGCCGCGCCATGGCGCAGTCGGCAACCGAAGCGGCAACCGGCATGAGCGCCGTCGTCGGCGGTGTCGAGGCCGATGTGCTCGCCGCCATCGCCGAACACGATCTTCAGCCTGCAAACTTCAACGGCGGCGGACAGATCGTCGCTGCTGGCGCGCTCGACGGGCTCGCGAAGCTCGCCGAGGCAGCACCGCGCGGTGCCCGCGTCATCCCGCTGCAGGTCGCTGGCGCGTTCCACACCCGCTACATGGGTTCGGCTGTTGAAGCGCTCCGCGCTGCCGTAGCAACCGTGACCGACGCTGTTGCTCCCGCAACGCGCCTCTGGACCAACAGCGATGGTTCCGTCGTCGCAGACGGCCAACGCGCGCTCGACCTTCTCGTCGGCCAGGTGTCATCGCCCGTACGGTGGGATCTGTGCATGCAGTCCTTCGCCGATAGCGGCATCACCGGCCTCGTCGAGCTCAGCCCGGCCGGCGCGCTCGTGGGTCTCGCTAAGCGCGGCCTGAAGGGCACACCCACCGTCGCCGTGAAAACCCCAGAAGATCTCGAAGCAGCCGTTGCGCTGTTGAATGGAGTGGCCGCATGA
- a CDS encoding beta-ketoacyl-ACP synthase III: MTVTLNQAKGPEFTRIYAYGAARGEVAVPNDDLIGPIDSSDEWIRQRTGIITRTRAVPETSALDLASEAAREAVEKSGVNPADIDLVIVGTISNVQQTPSMAAVVADRIGANPAAAYDSNAACAGFAYAVAQADALIRAGAAKYAVVIGAEKLSDIVDPTDRSISFLLGDGAGAAVVGPSDFPGISPTVWGSDGSKAHAVGMNHTLIEYRNGEAEWPTLRQEGQTVFRWAVWDMAKVAKKALEVAGIEAKDLAAFIPHQANMRIIDEFAKQLKLPESVAIARDIETTGNTSAASVPLAAHRLLEEHPELSGGLALQIGFGAGLVFGAQVVVLP, translated from the coding sequence ATGACTGTCACCTTGAACCAGGCCAAGGGCCCCGAATTCACTCGCATCTACGCTTACGGCGCCGCACGTGGCGAAGTTGCCGTTCCCAACGATGATCTGATCGGTCCGATCGATTCGAGTGACGAGTGGATTCGTCAGCGTACCGGCATCATCACCCGCACCCGCGCGGTTCCGGAGACCTCGGCTCTCGACCTGGCTTCCGAAGCCGCTCGCGAGGCCGTCGAAAAGAGCGGCGTTAACCCCGCCGACATTGATCTGGTGATCGTTGGAACCATCAGCAACGTGCAGCAGACGCCGTCGATGGCGGCTGTGGTTGCCGACCGCATCGGCGCCAACCCGGCCGCCGCCTACGACAGCAACGCGGCGTGCGCTGGTTTCGCGTACGCGGTGGCTCAGGCTGATGCTCTCATTCGTGCAGGTGCTGCCAAGTACGCGGTCGTCATCGGTGCGGAAAAGCTCAGCGACATCGTCGACCCGACCGATCGTTCCATCTCCTTCCTGCTGGGCGATGGCGCCGGTGCTGCCGTCGTCGGGCCGAGCGACTTCCCCGGCATCTCCCCCACCGTGTGGGGTTCGGATGGCTCGAAGGCACACGCCGTCGGCATGAACCACACCCTCATCGAGTACCGCAACGGCGAAGCCGAGTGGCCGACGCTGCGCCAGGAGGGCCAGACGGTCTTCCGCTGGGCCGTGTGGGACATGGCCAAGGTCGCCAAGAAGGCGCTTGAAGTTGCGGGCATCGAGGCGAAAGATCTGGCGGCGTTCATTCCGCACCAGGCCAACATGCGCATCATTGACGAGTTTGCCAAGCAGCTCAAGTTGCCCGAATCCGTCGCCATCGCTCGTGATATTGAGACCACAGGCAACACGTCGGCGGCTTCGGTTCCGCTCGCCGCGCACCGTCTGCTCGAAGAGCACCCGGAGCTCAGCGGCGGCCTCGCCCTGCAGATCGGCTTCGGCGCTGGTCTCGTTTTCGGCGCGCAGGTCGTTGTTCTGCCGTAA
- a CDS encoding acyl carrier protein, whose protein sequence is MAFTNDEVLEGLTELIIDETGIDGSEVALEKSFTDDLDIDSISMMTIVVNAEEKFGVKIPDDEVKNLKTVADAVNYIASNQE, encoded by the coding sequence ATGGCATTCACCAACGACGAGGTCCTCGAGGGCCTGACCGAGCTCATCATCGACGAGACCGGCATTGACGGTAGCGAGGTCGCTCTTGAGAAGTCGTTCACCGACGACCTCGACATCGACTCGATCTCGATGATGACGATCGTTGTCAACGCAGAAGAGAAGTTCGGCGTCAAGATTCCGGACGACGAGGTTAAGAACCTCAAGACGGTTGCTGACGCAGTCAACTACATCGCCTCCAACCAGGAATAA
- a CDS encoding beta-ketoacyl synthase, translating into MTKRIVVTGIGATSGIGGTAQDNWSNLLAGVSGTRTMEHDWVEQYELPVNFAAEAIVRPEEVLARHEAKRLDPSSQFALVAAREAWADAGTPEVESERLGVDWATGIGGIWTLLDAWDTLREKGPRRVMPLTVPMLMANAPAGNLSLQFEARAYASTAVSACASSTESILNAYNHLQAGLADIVIAGGSESAIHPITMASFAAAQALSKRNDDPATASRPTAVSRDGFVMGEGAAALILETEEHAKARGAKIYAYLVGGAVTADSYHITGNDPEGKGAARAVRQTLEIAGASADDVTHINAHATSTPVGDPNEFVALQTVFGDRIREIPVAATKAATGHLLGGTGALEAVFTVLALKNRTVPPTINVDEQDPEVPFLITPKPAELGAGDHLAISNSFGFGGHNAVIAFRSA; encoded by the coding sequence ATGACCAAGCGCATCGTCGTCACGGGCATCGGTGCAACGTCGGGTATCGGCGGCACAGCACAAGACAACTGGAGCAACCTGCTCGCGGGTGTCTCGGGCACGCGCACCATGGAGCACGACTGGGTCGAGCAGTATGAGTTGCCTGTCAACTTTGCGGCCGAAGCCATCGTTCGCCCCGAAGAGGTTCTCGCCCGCCACGAAGCGAAGCGCTTGGATCCGTCCAGCCAATTCGCACTCGTCGCCGCACGCGAAGCTTGGGCTGACGCGGGAACTCCCGAAGTCGAGTCTGAGAGGCTGGGCGTTGACTGGGCAACCGGCATCGGCGGCATCTGGACGCTCCTCGACGCGTGGGACACCCTCCGCGAAAAGGGACCGCGCCGCGTCATGCCGCTAACGGTTCCGATGCTGATGGCTAACGCTCCTGCTGGCAACCTGTCGCTGCAGTTCGAAGCGCGCGCCTACGCGTCCACGGCTGTCTCGGCCTGTGCGTCCAGCACTGAGTCGATTCTCAACGCTTACAACCACCTACAGGCCGGCCTCGCAGACATCGTCATTGCAGGCGGTAGCGAGTCGGCTATCCACCCGATCACGATGGCATCGTTCGCTGCGGCGCAGGCGCTGTCAAAGCGCAACGACGACCCGGCAACGGCATCGCGCCCGACCGCTGTGTCGCGTGACGGTTTCGTCATGGGTGAGGGTGCTGCCGCGCTCATTCTCGAGACCGAAGAGCACGCGAAGGCTCGCGGCGCGAAGATCTACGCTTACCTCGTCGGTGGCGCAGTGACCGCGGACTCGTACCACATCACGGGTAACGACCCTGAAGGCAAGGGTGCTGCTCGCGCAGTCCGCCAGACGCTGGAAATCGCTGGCGCTTCGGCCGATGACGTGACGCACATCAACGCGCACGCCACCTCCACGCCGGTGGGCGACCCCAACGAGTTCGTCGCGCTGCAGACCGTATTCGGTGACCGCATTCGAGAGATTCCGGTTGCGGCAACGAAGGCAGCGACCGGGCACCTCCTCGGTGGTACCGGCGCTTTGGAAGCAGTCTTCACGGTGCTCGCGCTCAAGAACCGCACGGTTCCGCCGACGATCAACGTCGACGAGCAAGACCCTGAGGTTCCGTTCTTGATCACCCCGAAGCCGGCAGAGCTGGGCGCGGGCGATCACCTGGCCATCAGCAACTCGTTCGGCTTTGGCGGCCACAACGCCGTCATCGCGTTCCGTAGCGCGTAA
- a CDS encoding DUF3145 domain-containing protein has translation MVTPQARGVIYIHSAPRALCPHVEWAVGGVLGRAVNFEWTDQPVLNGARRTEFYWEGPAGTGAALTTAIRGWEHLRYEVSEDPTPRSDGGRWMHTPGLGIHYGQVDTAGNVVIGEDRLRYAMEIADGDGYEMQRELELALGIAWDEELEPFRHASDDVPVVWLHKVG, from the coding sequence ATGGTGACACCACAGGCGCGCGGAGTGATTTACATTCACTCGGCGCCACGCGCGTTGTGTCCCCACGTCGAGTGGGCGGTTGGCGGCGTCCTTGGTCGCGCCGTGAACTTCGAATGGACTGATCAGCCCGTCCTCAATGGTGCTCGTCGTACCGAGTTCTACTGGGAAGGCCCGGCAGGCACGGGTGCTGCCCTGACCACAGCCATCCGCGGGTGGGAGCACTTGCGATACGAAGTGAGTGAAGATCCGACACCGCGAAGCGACGGCGGGCGCTGGATGCACACGCCAGGACTCGGCATTCACTACGGGCAGGTCGACACCGCGGGCAACGTGGTAATCGGAGAAGACCGCCTGCGTTACGCCATGGAGATTGCCGATGGCGACGGGTATGAAATGCAGCGAGAGCTTGAGCTCGCGCTGGGAATTGCGTGGGACGAAGAACTGGAACCATTCCGGCACGCGAGTGACGATGTGCCGGTGGTGTGGCTACACAAAGTTGGATAG
- a CDS encoding DMT family transporter, translating to MLAEIENVGDVGETLVGVFQNPGLLLGIPLAIAGAAFLSLGTQYQHRGVQKVELSLGSDGGTGLSGNHLKHLLVRPSWVIGTLMLGLAIVCQLAALTQAPLIVVQPLGAIALVMTTLLNARISGHNPTKRSVVAISACVGGVFLFVLIAALFAEDKDVSDYQLSIVLSILMVVIIVLGGLWLALRRKMGPLFYILCAGIIYGFVATLAKVVIKRIQSGDFEWLTLVCVIALVAGTAVGGYFVQTAHASGPPDLVIAGLTVIDPIVAVLIGLLVLGEASGAPVWAYVGFAIAGAIAIWGVIELARYHPQVVSDSQELKIDRGSNAPRPRAEGDVPFAGGPLSSPSINDPDAPHDRA from the coding sequence ATACTTGCCGAAATTGAGAACGTCGGAGATGTGGGGGAGACGCTGGTTGGCGTCTTTCAGAACCCCGGCCTCCTCCTCGGCATCCCGCTGGCCATCGCCGGCGCGGCTTTCCTCTCGCTGGGTACGCAGTACCAACACCGTGGCGTGCAGAAAGTGGAGCTGTCTCTTGGTTCCGACGGCGGTACAGGCCTGAGCGGCAACCACCTGAAGCATCTGCTGGTACGGCCAAGCTGGGTCATCGGAACCTTGATGCTGGGTTTGGCGATTGTGTGCCAGTTGGCGGCCCTCACGCAGGCGCCGCTGATTGTGGTGCAGCCGCTGGGTGCGATCGCTCTCGTGATGACGACTCTGTTGAACGCGCGCATCAGCGGACACAATCCAACGAAACGGTCAGTGGTCGCGATCTCTGCCTGTGTGGGCGGCGTGTTCCTCTTTGTCCTTATTGCAGCGCTGTTTGCCGAGGATAAAGACGTCTCCGACTACCAGCTGTCGATCGTTTTGAGCATCTTGATGGTCGTCATCATCGTTCTTGGTGGCCTCTGGCTTGCGCTGCGCCGCAAGATGGGGCCGCTGTTCTACATTCTGTGCGCCGGCATCATCTATGGCTTTGTGGCGACCCTCGCCAAGGTTGTCATCAAGCGCATTCAGTCAGGTGACTTCGAATGGCTCACCCTGGTGTGCGTCATTGCGCTCGTCGCAGGCACGGCCGTTGGTGGCTACTTCGTGCAGACCGCGCACGCGTCGGGCCCGCCCGACCTCGTTATCGCGGGCCTCACGGTCATTGACCCGATCGTTGCGGTTCTGATTGGTCTGCTCGTTCTCGGCGAAGCTTCCGGCGCACCAGTATGGGCGTATGTCGGCTTTGCAATTGCTGGCGCGATTGCGATCTGGGGCGTGATTGAACTTGCGCGCTACCACCCGCAAGTGGTGAGCGACAGCCAGGAGCTCAAGATCGACCGGGGCAGTAACGCACCTCGCCCAAGAGCTGAAGGGGATGTTCCTTTCGCTGGAGGCCCGTTGTCGTCACCCTCGATAAATGACCCGGACGCGCCACACGACCGCGCGTAA
- the def gene encoding peptide deformylase, translating to MAIRPICIMGDPVLHAVASPVGEITDEIRTLIADMYETMDAAPGVGLAAPQVGVGLRIYTYSYEDDEGQPWRGEIINPELFMTPAEPGDPDEDEESEGCLSVPGERFPLRRSDRVRVSGIDLEGKPVMIDVTGWRARIMQHEFDHLNGVLYIDRLHDSDWKTVQKIAKKRGWGRPGQSWTPGIDGHES from the coding sequence GTGGCTATTCGACCAATTTGCATCATGGGTGACCCCGTCCTTCACGCGGTAGCTTCTCCTGTCGGCGAGATCACGGATGAGATCCGCACGCTCATTGCCGACATGTACGAGACGATGGACGCAGCCCCCGGTGTGGGCTTGGCTGCGCCTCAGGTGGGCGTTGGCCTGCGCATCTACACCTACTCGTACGAAGACGACGAGGGACAGCCTTGGCGCGGCGAGATCATTAACCCTGAGCTCTTCATGACGCCTGCGGAACCAGGCGACCCGGATGAGGATGAAGAGTCAGAAGGTTGCTTGTCGGTTCCGGGTGAGCGCTTCCCGCTCCGCCGCTCTGATCGGGTGCGTGTTTCTGGAATCGACCTTGAAGGCAAGCCGGTCATGATTGACGTGACGGGGTGGCGCGCACGCATCATGCAGCACGAGTTCGATCACCTCAACGGCGTGCTTTACATCGATCGCCTGCATGACTCTGACTGGAAGACCGTGCAGAAGATCGCGAAGAAGCGCGGCTGGGGACGCCCGGGCCAGTCCTGGACGCCCGGCATTGACGGCCACGAGAGCTAA
- a CDS encoding septum formation family protein, producing MSHSTIARRSLAAGAALALALSLGGCAAVQNLFGSDGDVQRDESGEVTEAGTGSAFELEVGDCLDFPSAEEFNDVKLIPCGTPHDAEVFLNYETAESTFDEDALYAEAEEQCAAEFQSYVGSDPATSKFYYTYFTPVEAGWEGGDRVVTCVAVQLDEARESMVLTSGSVRGLAE from the coding sequence ATGTCTCACAGCACCATCGCTCGCCGTTCGCTCGCGGCAGGCGCGGCACTGGCCCTTGCTCTCAGCCTCGGCGGCTGCGCGGCCGTGCAGAACCTTTTCGGCAGCGACGGCGATGTCCAGCGTGACGAGTCCGGTGAGGTCACCGAGGCCGGAACCGGATCAGCATTCGAGCTCGAAGTTGGCGACTGCCTCGACTTTCCGTCAGCGGAAGAGTTCAACGACGTCAAGTTGATTCCCTGCGGCACTCCTCACGATGCTGAGGTGTTCCTGAACTACGAAACCGCGGAGAGCACGTTTGACGAAGACGCCCTGTACGCCGAAGCCGAAGAGCAGTGCGCCGCAGAGTTCCAGTCTTATGTCGGCTCAGATCCTGCGACGTCAAAGTTCTACTACACGTACTTCACCCCGGTTGAGGCTGGCTGGGAGGGCGGCGACCGTGTCGTCACGTGTGTCGCCGTTCAGCTCGATGAGGCTCGCGAGTCAATGGTTCTGACCAGCGGCTCGGTTCGCGGACTCGCTGAGTAA